One part of the Coffea eugenioides isolate CCC68of chromosome 10, Ceug_1.0, whole genome shotgun sequence genome encodes these proteins:
- the LOC113749353 gene encoding protein S-acyltransferase 8-like, with the protein MAKRVYEVWKGSNKFFLGGRLMFGPDARSLLITLLLIIVPVVIFCVFVARHLRHEFSPYNVGYAIFAVAVAFTVYVLVLLLLTSARDPGIVPRNAHPPEEEFRYDTSASVEIGGRQTPSLQFPRTKEVMVNGIPVRVKYCDTCMLYRPPRCSHCSICNNCVERFDHHCPWVGQCIGLRNYRYFFCFVSSATLLCIYVFALSALYIKILMDDHHGTVWKAMKESPASVILMAYCFISLWFVGGLTGFHLYLISTNQTTYENFRYRADNRVNVYDRGCLNNFLEVFCTKVKPSRNNFRAFAQEAPRATLPPTREVEIEDVGEDRRIKVEDDLDIGGDLLKISQRHNIEDIEADIRSRGSDVIHHNSSEADSVLGSDRRAPTVQAETRHSSRGRRSESWEIAPEVLGMNSNIVESRGHATSKEAYQ; encoded by the exons ATGGCAAAGCGCGTGTATGAAGTTTGGAAAGGAAGTAAT AAATTTTTTCTTGGTGGGAGGTTGATGTTTGGACCTGATGCTAGGTCGCTGCTCATAACCTTGTTGCTGATCATTGTCCCAGTTGTTATCTTTTGTGTTTTTGTTGCAAGGCATCTTCGACACGAGTTTTCACCATATAATGTGGGATATGCAATTTTTGCTGTAGCTGTTGCTTTTACGGTTTAT GTATTGGTGCTACTGCTTCTTACATCTGCTAGGGATCCAGGTATTGTTCCTCGTAATGCTCATCCTCCAGAGGAAGAGTTCCGTTATGACACTTCAGCATCAGTGGAGATTGGGGGAAGACAAACACCGAGTCTTCAGTTTCCTCGAACCAAAGAAGTGATGGTTAACGGAATTCCTGTCAGAGTAAAATACTGTGATACATGCATGCTCTATCGCCCTCCCCGTTGCTCTCACTGCTCTATCTGCAACAACTGTGTGGAGCGATTTGATCATCACTGCCCTTGGGTTGGCCAGTGCATAGGATTG CGCAACTATCgctacttcttttgttttgtgtCATCCGCCACACTCCTGTGCATCTATGTGTTTGCCCTGTCGGCTTTGtacatcaaaattttgatggaTGACCATCATGGCACAGTTTGGAAGGCAATGAAAGAGTCTCCTGCATCAGTGATTTTAATGGCATATTGTTTTATTTCCTTGTGGTTTGTTGGTGGACTCACTGGCTTTCACTTGTATCTCATAAGCACAAATCAG ACTACGTACGAGAATTTCCGCTACAGAGCTGACAACAGGGTCAATGTCTATGATCGTGGTTGTCTGAATAACTTCCTTGAAGTGTTTTGCACTAAGGTGAAGCCTTCTAGGAACAATTTCCGAGCTTTTGCACAGGAGGCACCAAGGGCAACTTTGCCCCCAACTAGGGAAGTTGAAATAGAAGATGTAGGTGAGGATAGACGAATAAAGGTAGAGGATGATTTAGACATTGGTGGTGATCTGCTAAAGATCTCACAACGCCATAATATTGAAGACATTGAAGCAGATATTAGAAGCAGAGGCAGTGATGTGATCCACCATAATTCCTCCGAGGCTGATTCTGTGCTTGGTTCAGATAGACGAGCTCCAACGGTTCAAGCAGAGACACGGCATTCAAGTAGGGGAAGGAGAAGTGAGAGCTGGGAAATTGCTCCAGAGGTCCTTGGCATGAACTCCAATATTGTAGAGAGTCGTGGCCATGCTACTTCTAAAGAAGCATATCAATAA